The Caenorhabditis elegans chromosome II genome has a segment encoding these proteins:
- the orc-2 gene encoding Origin recognition complex subunit 2 (Confirmed by transcript evidence), with the protein MPRPKILKRATVQPSAAVPVKKSTPEKEGSRQKKTNGKENASRNLQSNLEEDLEQLGFEDETVSMAQSAIENYFMQGKSASERMNNAKSRRGRRAGNGNTEEIEEDDEISNAITDFTKCDLPGLRNYITKKDNTEFEKRLEHLADNDFGKWKLYLAAGFNILLHGVGSKRDVLTEFENELSDYTYMRVDARKDGLNVKVLLGAINENMKLNCNVKRGQSTISWARSIRRKMNSQQLILIIDNIEAPDWRSDQEAFCELLENRDSVKLIATVDHIYSTFIWNSRQLSSLSFVHITINTFEIPLQELMTGDSRLLGLDARSNQSSHTMSSLDVFWKSLAVNSQKLFRLFFQMYFDTKKPVKFWDLFNAAKDDFIASTDAALRTQLVEFKDHRVLKWTRGDDGNDQLSGIVELRLVTEFLESKNMPLDEKKDE; encoded by the exons atgccacggccaaaaattttgaaacgagCAACTGTCCAGCCCAGTGCCGCCGTTCCTGTGAAAAAATCGACTCCAGAAAAAGAAGGATCCAGACAGAAAAAGACGAATGGAAAAGAGAATGCTTCTAGAAATTTGCAATCAAATTTAGAAGAAGATTTGGAACAACTGGGCTTCGA GGATGAAACTGTATCAATGGCTCAATCAGCAATCGAAAATTACTTTATGCAAGGAAAATCGGCGTCAGAACGAATGAATAATGCGAAATCCCGTCGTGGAAGACGTGCTGGAAATGGAAATACTGAAGAAATTGAGGAAGACGATGAGATCAGTAATGCTATCACTGATTTCACAAAATGTGATCTCCCTGGACTTCGAAATTATATTACCAAAAAAGATAACACGGAATTCGAAAAACGATTGGAGCATCTCGCGGATAATGATTTCGGAAAATGGAAGCTTTACCTAGCAGCTGGATTTAATATTCTTTTGCACGGTGTCGGTTCGAAGCGTGATGTTCTCACAGAATTTGAGAATGAGCTATCCGATTATACATATATGAGAGTGGATGCACGGAAAGATGGGCTCAATGTAAAAGTTCTTCTTGGAGCTATCAATGAGAATATGAAGCTGAATTGTAATGTGAAGAGAGGCCAATCTACGATTAGTTGGGCTCGATCTATTcgcagaaaaatgaatagcCAACAGTTGATTCTTATCATTGATAATATTGAAGCTCCTGATTGGAG aagtGATCAAGAAGCATTTTGCGAACTTCTTGAGAATCGGGATTCGGTGAAATTGATTGCTACAGTTGATCACATTTACTCGACGTTCATCTGGAATTCG cgtCAACTATCATCACTCTCATTCGTTCACATCACAATCAACACCTTCGAAATTCCACTTCAAGAATTAATGACTGGAGATTCTCGTCTTCTTGGTCTTGATGCTCGTTCGAATCAATCCTCTCATACAATGTCATCGCTTGATGTGTTCTGGAAATCTCTTGCCgtcaattcacaaaaattattccGTCTCTTTTTCCAAATGTACTTTGACACCAAGAAGCCTGTCAAATTCTGGGATTTGTTCAATGCGGCAAA agaTGATTTCATTGCTTCAACTGACGCTGCTCTTCGAACCCAACTTGTCGAATTCAAGGATCATCGGGTTTTGAA GTGGACCCGTGGTGATGACGGAAACGATCAGCTGTCGGGCATTGTCGAATTACGATTAGTGACCGAATTTCTCGAATCGAAGAACATGCCGTTAGACGAAAAGAAAGACGAGTAG
- the lurp-1 gene encoding UPAR/Ly6 domain-containing protein (Confirmed by transcript evidence) has protein sequence MLFAPPFSHFLFFLFFCAYCYFQMLLLLPLLLFPSATLALYDCFSGFVGRMQASVEENHFHINDTAMCSAMYCIKVILHSALDDDGIFQQGISSRCAYTGGDRQVCQKSEGKCQDISFYDGMKGNFSFCCCKENKCNVATQTELNSIYSMNSRSARKTNGSYGYPLIILNVISVFALALIFGF, from the exons ATGCTTTTTGCCCCtcctttttcccattttctcttcttcttgttcttttgTGCCTATTGTTACTTCCAGATGTTACTTCTACTCCCGCTTCTTCTATTTCCATCAGCCACATTGGCTCTTTATGATTGTTTTAGTGGATTTGTGGGACGAATGCAG GCATCAGTTGAAGAAAATCATTTCCACATAAATGACACCGCAATGTGCTCGGCAATGTATTGTATAAAAGTGATTCTACATTCAGCTCTAGACGACG atggaatTTTCCAGCAAGGAATCTCCTCTCGATGTGCCTATACCGGAGGTGATCGTCAAGTTTGCCAAAAGAGCGAAGGAAAATGTCAGGATATTTCATTTTATGATGGAATGAAAGGAAAT TTTTCATTCTGCTGCTGTAAAGAAAACAAGTGCAACGTGGCCACTCAAACCGAATTAAACTCGATATACTCAATGAATTCAAGATCTGCACGAAAAACCAATGGCTCATATGGTTACCCtcttattattttaaatgttatttcagtttttgctcTAGCGTTAATATTTGGATTTTag
- the egg-3 gene encoding Protein tyrosine phosphatase-like protein egg-3 (Confirmed by transcript evidence), with translation MRTSDSHLPLSNLARSDSIEFKDAVINEKWVHSANRRKGHLTPKAPEKKSGWFGGQKSEEELLMERVEQHELEELQTFIAQKLFRVDGIICDEETRILLVEKLMNAKEYPTINHDELAHRYGSSMAGWLRDRLVPSMSDCSSVLQRAAAEFYQNKMSDPLCNWGQLNPEHVSMVAARIAKFSEEMSSKVKWSLLVEPGKFSCHLTEFVQEFNRLDRMFVSNELSDEESLQTAFNANYLTKARSKMVPCAEFSRVKLNDGLGRLDDRNELRNGMFSDEHEFLQEEGYTAKSTYGTTDFIHANYVKGGPLLNTFICAQAPLKNTQEDFWRMVFQEKCQFIVMLNSAVDSSTLGPLDSANRNHCPYYWPRAENESLRFGSFHITCMKVDSKADPLFTITKLKVQKVGGNLLDAEFDEELFLEHWQWDWQYLGDVHWPFRVLRKARQLSTPTIVQCIDGCSKSGTLVSIETALMHFIRGSPITKSLILQSCVFVRLQRRLSVSSVLLYLFIYRVILRWIEPYVNKWYHRAALGLRFKSIGFIQKYNAMIQEFSRITPAY, from the exons atgcgCACCTCTGACAGTCATCTTCCGCTCTCGAATTTGGCTCGATCCGACAGTATTGAGTTCAAAGATGCGGTAATCAACGAGAAGTGGGTCCACTCAGCCAATCGACGAAAAGGTCATCTGACACCAAAAGCT ccggAAAAGAAAAGTGGATGGTTCGGTGGACAGAAATCGGAAGAAGAGCTGTTAATGGAGCGTGTTGAGCAGCATGAGCTCGAAGAACTGCAAACATTCATCGCCCAGAAGCTTTTCCGTGTCGATGGGATCATTTGTGATGAGGAGACGAGAATTTTGCTTGTCGAGAAGTTGATGAACGCGAAGGAATATCCAACAATTAATCATGATGAGCTAGCTCATAGATATgg aagctcaATGGCAGGTTGGCTCCGTGATCGGCTTGTCCCTTCGATGTCTGATTGCAGCTCAGTGCTTCAGAGAGCAGCGGCGGAGTTTTATCAGAATAAGAtg agcGATCCGCTTTGCAATTGGGGTCAATTGAATCCGGAGCATGTCTCCATGGTGGCTGCTCGAATCGCCAAGTTTTCTGAAGAGATGTCCTCCAAAGTGAAATGGTCACTGCTTGTTGAGCCGGGGAAGTTCAGTTGCCACCTCACAGAGTTTGTGCAGGAGTTCAACCGGCTCGATCGAATGTTTGTGAGCAATGAGTTGTCAGATGAGGAATCATTGCAAACTGCATTCAACGCGAATTACCTGACGAAAGCTCGCAGTAAAATGGTACCTTGTGCAGAGTTTTCGAGGGTCAAGCTGAATGATGGTTTAGGCCGGCTTGATGATCGAAATGAACTGAGAAATGGAATGTTCTCCGATGAACACGAGTTTTTGCAGGAAGAAGGGTATACAGCCAAGAGTACATA tggaacaACTGATTTCATTCATGCAAACTATGTCAAAGGAGGACCACTACTGAACACATTCATCTGTGCACAGGCTCCATTGAAGAACACTCAAGAAGATTTCTGGCGTATGGTCTTCCAAGAGAAGTGCCAATTCATCGTGATGCTCAACTCAGCAGTTGATTCTTCAACTCTTGGTCCACTCGACTCGGCGAATCGTAATCACTGTCCGTACTATTGGCCTCGTGCTGAGAATGAATCTCTTCGTTTTGGATCATTCCATATTACTTGTATGAAGGTTGACTCGAAGGCAGATCCATTGTTCACCATCACtaaattgaaagttcaaaaagttggcGGAAATCTTTTGGATGCTGAATTCGATGAAGAACTCTTTTTGGAGCACTGGCAGTGGGATTGGCAATATTTGGGAGATGTGCATTGGCCATTCCGCGTTTTGAGAAA aGCTCGTCAACTCTCCACACCTACAATTGTTCAGTGCATTGATGGATGCTCCAAGTCAGGAACTCTAGTTTCCATTGAGACTGCTTTGATGCATTTTATCCGTGGATCTCCAATCACCAAATCACTAATTCTTCAATCATGCGTCTTCGTTCGTCTGCAACGTCGTCTCTCCGTCTCTTCAGTTCTTCTCTATCTCTTCATTTACCGTGTCATTCTTCGTTGGATCGAACCTTATGTCAACAAGTGGTACCATCGAGCCGCGCTAGGCCTTCGCTTCAAATCGATCGGATTCATTCAAAAGTATAATGCTATGATCCAGGAGTTTAGCCGTATCACACCGGCTTATTAA
- the F44F4.3 gene encoding DUF2330 domain-containing protein (Confirmed by transcript evidence), whose amino-acid sequence MKQCAIVVSIFLSILFSLTSTCQQHSTFVLTYSEDKRAFHSRLFHVFYEPDFKSVAEMIKCQLSGTVKDVTLEEIQGKRELSSICKMEAYTSKIEDKTKQRNYMATITRQLKFSEALTRCDALNQLNLIKTPMNQWAVLIRGHATDIILPLKSEKGGFKKSSLDFALNSLFFASAYGFGDSTFKSLGGETGVREKLLFITVIVYVVVVFVAVVALVILVVLFFIRRKANIRKRESEKSKLLRNPANNTDNDAPVEIVYDSTSDIKS is encoded by the exons atgaagcaaTGTGCAATTGTTGTATCAATATTCCTTTCAATTCTCTTCTCATTGACTTCCACGTGTCAACAGCATTCCACGTTTGTGTTGACCTACTCTGAAGATAAACGAGCTTTTCATTCAAGGCTCTTTCATGTTTTTTATGAGCCAGATTTTAAG TCGGTGGCTGAAATGATAAAATGTCAACTATCGGGTACTGTAAAGGATGTAActttggaggaaattcaagGAAAGCGGGAGCTCTCATCAATTTGTAAAATGGAAGCTTATACATCAAAAATTGAGGATAAAACGAAACAGAGAAACTATATGGCTACTATTACAAGGCAATTGAAG ttttccgagGCTCTGACACGATGTGACGCGTTGAATCAGCTTAATCTAATCAAAACCCCGATGAATCAATGGGCGGTACTTATTCGAGGACACGCCACTGATATTATTCTTCccttgaaatctgaaaaaggcggttttaaaaaatcttcgtTAGATTTTGCCTTGAATTCGCTGTTTTTTGCTTCAGCTTATGGTTTTGGAGATTCTACTTTCAAATCTCTTGGCGGAGAAACTGGTGTTCGAGAG aagctCTTGTTCATCACTGTCATCGTCTACGTCGTGGTGGTTTTTGTGGCAGTTGTTGCACTGGTTATTCTCGTGGTTTTGTTCTTTATTCGAAGAAAAGCCAATATCAGAAAACGGGAGAGTGAGAAGAGCAAGCTGTTGCGAAATCCGGCGAACAACACAGACAATGATGCCCCTGTGGAAATTGTTTACGATAGCACTTCTGATattaaatcttaa